A region of the Dermacentor albipictus isolate Rhodes 1998 colony chromosome 4, USDA_Dalb.pri_finalv2, whole genome shotgun sequence genome:
agataacgtgactgcatagaacaccgtcgccgccatgcagaaagaggaggaaagggtcccccccccctgttcttgtgtggcggatagggtgctcttcagttgccgacgcgccggttatttcacgtaggccccggcacgtcgacgaatacgtgaccaccttcccacggctagacctggttcttagcacTGCGGAAgtgagggtatcatattgtttgtgtcggcatcggcggcgttgtccctgaaaccaactccgcagctggggttgactcactatcggcgtcagcggcatcagtcagtcgctgctatctcttccctcctccctttatcgtgttgtccgcttgctgcgcgcgcttctgcccccatcgtttgccgctgggtgtacacgccgccccctcttcctgcgagtctccggttgtcaaagcgccggctcgaacttaattcctttcttcgctcctcctccaatgcaacccctgtgcggtggcaatcagagagccagatcggtggcggcggatctgtatatgtgcaccgcccgagccgaaattgccgctgccgttcgccctgtgcggtggcaatcagagagccagatcggtggcggcggatctgtatatgtgcaccgcccgagccgaaattgccgctgccgttcgccactgcgaaattatctgccagttctttctgagccatgagcgagacgaccgatggaagtcctccgtctgctgctgctgctgctgctaaacgagctgccagagcagaggcccagcgccgtcgccgtcagaatccagaggtgcgtgccgccgaagcagaagcttaccgtcgccgccgtcgagatgatccaggagtacgcgtcgccgaaggagaggctaagcgccgccgccgagaagaccctgccgttcgcgccgccgaagcggaggctcatcgccgccgtcgagagcaaccagcagtaagcgaggctgaagcagaagctcatcgccgccgccgagaagaccttgcagttcgcgccgccgaagcggaggctcatcgccgccgtcgagagcaaccagcagtaagcgaggctgaagcagaagctcatcgccgccgccgagaagaccctgccgttcgcgccgccgaagcggaggctcatcgccgccgtcgagagcaaccagcagtaagcgaggctgaagcagaagctcatcgccgtcgcagagaagactctaccgttcgcgcggccgaggccgaggccaaacgcaaacaaaggctcgcatttgctgcgctcaaatttcgcattaggaagtaacgtaatcgtcggtaattttttcattCCGGGTTGCAATATACGTGCTCTCCCTTTATGTAAGTAAATTGCTGATATTTGAAGAGGCTAACGGGCCACTTCACTGAATGCGCTGATATGCAAGAGGGGAATTCGTAAGGGGGTTTACTGCATACTTTGAGACATGCGTTCATGATGGAAATGTTAGAGCAACGGGCTTCGGTTCTTGGTTGAAAACCACTTATCGCAACTGCAATTTTTATACTTAATTACTACGTACATATCTTGGGGCATAATTTGTATATTTTGTTGAAGCACAGCGTTGGTTGGCAGTGTGCGTATAGACTGTAGAAAACGTTTAGACAGATACTTGCAAATTGCAAGAAGAGGCTAAGAAATGCTCCTGTAAGAATTGACAGAAATCTCCGTGGGATGATTGTCTAAGTCATGTTATTGCTTACGCGTTCTACGAACCTATTGACATGGACCGCATATAACTAGCGAAAGTCTTGTAATCCTTGTTTGCCATTCGCTCGAGCTGTTGACACGTCATGGCCGGAGAAGCTCTGCAGTTTGTTCACTGTGTTACGCCATGATTGCCGTTAAGAGCTGCCGCATCAAATTCCTAAATAGTTAACCTGTTCTTGCGCATGCCTAATTGTTCACTCGAAACCCGCGGGCAGTAAACTTCTTTTCTTAAAGAGCATACTATGAAGACCTGGAGTTTCCTATTGGCAGCGTGCGATGTCACTACCCATATGTCATATACATGCAGAACATTCTTTGGTTCTCCCCATGCACTTTGCCGTAGCTGGGTAGGTTACTGTTTCATTTCTCTTCTCAAAAATAAAATTCATGCGACCGATAGTAGGATCGAACCTCACAATATCGAGCATGTCAGCTCGATTCTGTAAGCGTATGACGAATAGGGAGGCAACACCGAGATACATAGCAATCCAACGCTAGAAGGCGAACACAAAACTCggaagaacaaaacaaaattgAGCGTGGTTAAGCTCGGCTATTCCGGGATATACGTagcaaaagctaaggcatagcatggttagccttggttaatcttgattgtaAGTCCAGGTTAGTCTAGTTGTCTAGCTATGTCGCGGCGTTTAGTCAGTCGTTCgtcgcgctgttcgtctgtttcctgggcgattcgatTCCTCTTCatcgattcgtttcctcttcatctcgttccgatgtcgattccaggcctcctcctgcttatcagaattgtcgccgtccatactgccgcctcaactgtggttgcggcgcacgcgaactctccttttcaatcctccgacatgttaccaggcatgcgacgcagctagcgaagcgagcggaggcgagcgcaacgacgaggaacacgATGCGaggtcatgtgcctcctcggagcaccaccacggcgaaatcgcaagttcgcgggcAGTAAAGCGttcgctttaaaaaagaaaaatagaaataaaGTCGGAGCTGTGGCAAAAACAGAATTGATGTAAAAGCGGGGGTAACGAGAATGTTCAATCTGGCGAGCTTCGCGAAGGTACAGCTGCGCGAAGAAGAGTGGGTAACAATGGAGCCTTGTGTCCCATCGAGGGGCTATCGTGATCCCGACCTTCGGGTCCTTTCTCGTTAATCGCAGTCCAAGTCCTTGCTGCATGATCGCTTGCCTGAGGTTCTGCTAGCGCTGCCCAACCTCTAAATATATCAGGTGTCGCTGAGCGTTCCGCAGGCGCCACCTGTCTACTGGCCAAACGAGCTGGTCGCTGTGCGCTGAGTTGCGCACAATGACTGGTCTTGAGTTGTTGGAAATTTCTGCAGAGTTGTGATGTTGTTTTCCAGTGAGAGCTTCCACGTAGAAGTGATTCTCTGTGTAGCCAGCTTACGGAGCTCCGAGTTACACTAATGCTGTTATAACGGGTCAAGCCAAATTTGCAACGAATCTCTGTTGTAGGGAGACAGCTTAATCTTTGATAGAATGCTCAAGAAGAGTTTGTTGTCTGCGTCTGGCATATATTTCCTGTTTATAGCACATGCCTTCTGAACATTCAAATGTGTTTCGCATGGTAACCACGGACTAACACGTGACGCGCAGTCAAACCGTAGGAGTGCGCTGAAATTATGCTGCAAAAGTACGGAAAGGCCCGCGAGTTAATATAATTGCATTTTGTAGCAACAGCGAAAATTGCCGAGGCAGCAGACAGATATTTGAATTACAAGAAGGACAGAAAGACTAACTAGCTGAGCTTATGTACTCTTGAATGCTACGCTGCAAGAGCGAAGGGGAGTAAACCTGTAGGAATTAATGATGATGAACAAAAGAGGAGTGAATACTTATGCACATTAGACAGCGGCCCTACTAAGCCCGCTAGTTTAGTTTAGTTTCATATAAAAACTTCAACAGAGCTTTCGTTGCCCGCCTAGCAGTTGTAAAATCAGCCCAAGGGCCGAGAATAGCCCCATCCGGTGGTGATTGCCTGCTAAAGCTGACTAGGAAATCGTTCAACCTCCGCTGGTCTTGCATATATGCTGGACAATCTCATAATAATATCTCTTGCAGCATTTCACGTGCCTTACAGTGTTCCCACTGTGGGCTATTTGACTGGACGAAGAGGTGCACGTAGCAGCGAGCGACAAAAACACTCAGCCGAATGTAGCACTGGCAATGTACTTGGCTCCACGTACCCTTTGCGGCCAAACATGATTTTCCGTATTAGTCAATGCATATCCCTATGAATATTGTAAACATAAGTTCTGCCTATCTTCAGGCGGTATTTCATGAGTACCATCATGAGTGAGTTAGTGTCAGGTCGCGATTAGGCAATAGGCATATTATCAAAGATATAAACTGCCGATTTTACATGCCTGTCAGCCAGTTTATTGCTAATCACACTACTGTGACGAAGCACCCATTCAGAAGCCATAAAGTCGGCACTTCGCTGGACCTGTCATGAACCACCGCGATATTTAGCCCGAGCATGTATTAGGGTCCtttaattacaaaaaaaaagacagaatagACATTAAAACGAAGAAGGTGACAGGCCAAGCGCTGACTGGAAGCCAAGTTTTATTCGAGCACAACAGCGTATTATGTGCGCACACAATGCTTCCATGTGTGTGGAGTTGAGGGAGGGCATGGGgtcactaacccccgtattcagaaatgcgcctTGACTCGAACTTGACTTGCGGCCGCCTCAAGTCGGCGCCAACGCGCATCATAAACCTCCCTTGACTTGAAGCGCCTCCTCGCGGCGGACTTCACTTGATCAAGTACGCGACAACTTCAAGACAGGGCCAGCGCTACCTTGAAGTGGGCTTGAGGAGCCATGGCGGCTTATAGGAGCGACGTTGCTAGAAGAATCAGCGCGTACGAATTTGCTTGTAGAGCATGTGATGTCGTCTTCGCTGATGCATTTTACATGCAAACTGTGCCACGGCCACGGATGCGCGACAGATTGAACCCGATGGAGGTGTACGACGACGAGGAGTTTATCACGCGCTATCGCTTCACGAAGCAAACAGTTCGCGAGCTGCTCGCCTTTGTGCCACTTGAAGCGAGCGGCGACAACCGAGGATTGCCGCTGACACCCATGCAGCAGCTGCTTGTGGCACTGAGATTTTACGGTGCCGGAACCTTTCAAATTGTGAGCGGCGACTTGGTCAGTGTGTCCCAGCCCACGGTGTGCCGCACGGTGAAACGAGTGACGCGCCTTCTTGCAAGGCACCTGTTCCGAGCAGTCGTCCGCTTCCCGGATGCCTCACAGCTGTCAGGTGTGATGCGAGATTTCTACGAGATCGCCCACTTTCCCGGGGTGACGGGCTGCATCGACGGCACACATGTGCGCATAAAGAGTCCCGGAGGCGATGACGCAGAAGTCTACCGCAACCGCAAAGGAGTGTTTTCTATTAACGTTCAGGTAAGCCCTTTCTCACCATGTGTAGGGATCGTACGTAAGCGATTAGTTTTGCAGAAACGTAGAAGCAGCGGTAAAAGCCATATTACAATTCTCGCATGCTATTTTCTGTTACGCGCGTCATATTCATTCACACACTATATTTGACGGAGACGGTACGAGTGCCGCTTTTTTTAATCGTTTATTTAGTTGGATGTGTGGTCTCAACTGTAGCGCTGCGGCAAGGACGAGCTTCGCTTGCTGATCACGAAGCAACTGATATGATGTGCGCGCGCACATAGTTTTATTTCACAACGTAAGAAATGGGCTATCACACTTCTGTCCATCGTGACCACTACAAGCTGTGCAACAAATTCCGTATTTACATGTGCCGTGGCAAAAACAGGGCGGCAAATTGTGGGCCGCATGAAATGTTTAGTTAGTTGAAAATTTCTGCGAGATAGCCTTCAGTTGTTTTCAGATTTTTGTCTTCCGTTTTGCTGAGAAGTAAAATGTACTTACAGTTGTTGCAACGCAACATGCCGTTCCTGCACTCAtactctcgtttttttttttgcaggcggtTGCCGGACCAATGCTGCAATTCTTCAACGTTGTAGCGAGCTGGCCGGGGTCTGCCCATGACAGTCGCATATTCGACATTTCTAGAGTACGAGTTCTGTACGAACAGCATCGTGTGCCTGGTCTGCTGCTTGGGGACATGGGCTATGCCTGCTCTCCTTTCTTGATGACCCCCCTT
Encoded here:
- the LOC135909168 gene encoding putative nuclease HARBI1, yielding MAAYRSDVARRISAYEFACRACDVVFADAFYMQTVPRPRMRDRLNPMEVYDDEEFITRYRFTKQTVRELLAFVPLEASGDNRGLPLTPMQQLLVALRFYGAGTFQIVSGDLVSVSQPTVCRTVKRVTRLLARHLFRAVVRFPDASQLSGVMRDFYEIAHFPGVTGCIDGTHVRIKSPGGDDAEVYRNRKGVFSINVQAVAGPMLQFFNVVASWPGSAHDSRIFDISRVRVLYEQHRVPGLLLGDMGYACSPFLMTPLAEPGPVNSPEGRYNKAHIKTRNSIERAFGVWKRRFPCLDMKLQHKPRNAARIITACAALHNVALLRREPEPLGLHVPTSRCRRTGRNTCQEHLPSVNGVRDNLPGMRARQLLIQRSFS